A window of Zonotrichia leucophrys gambelii isolate GWCS_2022_RI chromosome 6, RI_Zleu_2.0, whole genome shotgun sequence genomic DNA:
AAGTCCAAAAGTGCCAGTTTTTTAATCGTCCGACGTGACGTCGATTTCCTCTGGGCTGGCTTGTTTGGTGGCGATTCTCCACCGGTTAATGTGATGAgtcccttttttcttctgttgtgaGTCTGAACCTTCCTCTTCCAACTTTTGCCTCTTGAACTTTGTCCGTCTGTTCTGAAACCATACTTTTACCTGCGGGAGGAAAGGCACCGGGCGTTAATCCTGCCCGGACCGGGGAGATGCTTCGCTCCCTATTGCTCCGTGCGCCACCGAGCCGCGCCGCGCTctgtccccaccgtgtcccctcTGCTGTCACCCTGGCCAGTTTGGCGAGCAGAACCAGGACCCCTCTATCTAAATCTCTGCCAGAAATGCTCGGCCAGGCCGCCCCACGCCCTCCGGAGCGCTCAGCAGCGGCGGCACCGCCGGGGGATGCTCCTGGAGCTTCCGAGGGCGCGCAGCCCCGAGCAGCGCCCAGGTAGACCAAGCAGCGTGGGGCTCGTCACCTCGACGGCCCCGATGCCCGGAGAGGCTCCAGTTCCCCGATTCTAGCGAAGTTCCCCGCTCCTAGCGGGGTGTGCCCCCTCTCCAGCCCCGGGAGAGCCGTCGGGGCCGCGCCGGCCGCGGGGCTCCCACCTGCCcggcagagcagagccaaggcagggccTCGTCCGTTCTAAAGGGGaccaggatggggctggggggaggacGCACGGGATTTTTTTCCTCGTGGAAAAGCGAATAAAATGTACCAAAATGGCCCGAATAGCAAAACGCCCAGCGTCACCCTGGGACGCGCCATCCAGGAGTGATCGCGGTAAGGGGCATCATAAATGTCCCTCTGGTTTTGTTCAGCGCCGCGTAAATCTGACTGAACCATCCGGCAGCTGACTTCAGTGCTTTAATTACAGATAGTATTGATCTGGGAGCTATCTCCAGGGCTGGCCACGCTCCTTGTAGCGTCCAAAggtaaacttttttttttttttttagaaaaaagcaatttaaactCTGGTTCTGTCTGAAAGTGCCTGATAAAGGCCTCAGcaagggggggaaagggaactggAGCATTTTAATAAGCTGGTTTAACCCGCTTCGCTGCCTCTTCAGAACAGAGACCTGACTGGCCGGACACACatctctgctgcattttcatATTCTCCAAAAGTCCCCCATTAAAAAGCTGAGCGGGGAACAAGGGGTGAGTTTAATTTGCTTTTAGTTTGCTAATTGAAGGGGAGGACGGTTCATTTCTGCACGCTGATCTCCCAAAAGGGAGCTCATTTGTAGGGGACTGGGGGTTTGACATCCGGACAAAAGACCCCAACCAGCTTCGGAATCAAGCAGCACAAAGACCACCTTAAATACAGCTTTCCAGTAGAAATAAGCCTGTGACCGGTCCCTTGTTCGGGGAACCTCATAAAAGTGGCGATccctttttattgttttgttagggagacattttaaaacaaaagctcCAACCTCTTTATTGCTTCCCCCACGAAAAggagttaagaaaaaaaaaaaaagtgttacaACTTAATCCGCCCAGAGAACGCTGTGTTTACTGGGAACTTTGAACTAGGCTGCGGCTGggtattttggcttttttttttttttttttttttttttttagtacagTGCCACATACTGTAGCAGAGACAATCCCCATCTGGAACCCTCTCTCTCCACGAGTCTCCTGGAAGGGCACACAACAAAAACCCCgacacaacaacaacaacaacaacaaccaccaCCAGCAATCCTCCGAACTCCAGCCTTTCTTCCGGCGGGAGAAACCCGCGTGGAAATCGCGCTCGCAGCGGGCCCGGCTGCCCCGGGTCCCGGCCGTCGGGGGGAGCCTgagcccgccccgccgccgctcccggcccgtTCCGAGCCGCCCCACGGGCCCCGGGCCCGGTACCTGCCGGGAGCCTCGGCCCGGCACAAACATCGCCCAGAGCCCCGCCGGAGAGACCGAGCAGGCTCCGGTGCGGTTCTGGCCCGCAGCCAGtcggctggggctggggggagaagggggaTGGAAGGGGTAAGGGGGGGAATCCTTGTGagtaatttctctgcttttatttttcatctttctgcCCTCCTGAACCGGCTCGTCACATCCCCTCTGCCGGCTAGAAACGAGTGAAAATTCATCCTAGGAACTGAGTTTCTGCTGTAGGGTCTGAAGGGGAGATTCTCCCCCTTGTCCCCGcatttgttttgggggcttttcCCCTAACATCGAACTCCTTTATGAGGGTCACACCAATCCCGCAGCAGAACGACCGAACCCACAGATCGCGGCTCCGCTCGGGCCGGAGCTccggccggggctgcccggggaccccaaatccccaaatcgCTGCGGCTCCTCACGTCCGGCAGAGGCACCGCGACCCCGGCACGGGAAAAAGATTTTACGGCActcaggctggggagaaccctCTCCCCATTGCACCGGCTCGGGATGGAGGCCTAAACACCCCCAGAACTCGCTTTTGCCCGAATCTCGGCCGGGCCGGTGGGATCTCCACAGGAGATGCCCGATGTACTTTCGCTTTCCCGGCTGCCCGATCCCTGCTCGCCCCTCACCTGAGTTTCCGTGAGGCTGAGGCTGTGTGCCAGCTGTTTTCTCTCCGCTCCTACTACATAATGGTTCTTCTCAAAGGCATGTTCCAGTCTCAGTAATTGGGATGGGGAGAAAGCTGTACGGATCCGTTTGGGTTTTCTGGCCAGTGCATTGTGCAATAGGAAGCTCTCCGGGCTGGTTTCATTCCCTGGGAAACGGGGTAAAACAGATTAATAAAACACCTTCCCCAAAAGCATTCAACAGCGCTTTTTAGCGCAAGAATTTTTGTCTCCCGCCATTACCCTCAAAATAAATTCAACtatagtttcttttttatttttcaactcCTTTTTGGTATTGAATTTTCCTTTGATAAATACATGGAGGGAAAGGATAAagcagggggaggagaggactggtataaattaaaatgctaaaaCACAACCTGGGGACcactacagaaaataaagaagaagaaaaaaaaaaaagaatcgGCCAGAGCACGGCTGCGGTGTCTGCGGCTACACCTCACGgctgcccccctgccccccGACCACCGGAGCCTCACATCTTTCcctgtttgtttgttatttCCATCTTCCCTTCGCGGCCAGCTGCTCTCGGGGCTCCCTGGTCGAGCCCAGCGGGCTCCGGAGCCTCCCGCCTGCTCCCCCGGCCTGTCGGGGCTTCCCTCGCCCAAAACTTCGGCCGGAGCCTTTCTGCCGCCGCTTCCCTTCGTTGTGCCGGTGTGCTGCCCGCAGCGGGGCTCCCACCGCCGCCTTCCCGGCCCCGTGACCCTCCTGCTGCCTCGGCAGCGCTGGGAACCGGCGGGGAAATAAAGAACCAAACTCCGAGGAGGCCACAGAGcggccatcccatcccatcttatcccattccatcccatcccatgccgTTCCTGCCGGCCTGCATGGAGCAGGGGGTGATGAGCCGGGGTTTTTCGGGGGGCATTTCCCTCCGGGGTGCCCCTGTGCCGCTTCTCCGGGCCGGTCCTTCCAAGGTGGAAGCGGCACCGAGGGGCTCTCTCTGTAAGCGCTTTCAAAATCGTTGGAGGAGGAGGGTGTGTTTGAAATCAGGCTGTGGCTCAACACCAGGACATTTCCGCCTTTCATCTACCCCTCGTTACCAATCGCCTGGTGCCTGCGACAAATAATTTGGTGAGCGAAACCtgtaattttattctgaaaggGTAATAATCCATTTTGTGTCTCGGAGCGCCTGGCTTTGGAGAGAGTGGCTCCTTTTTCAACCCGGCTGCAGTGGCCCGACGGTGGAAGGCCGGGGAAAATGCAACATGCAGGTGGTTTGTTTTCGTTccgaaataaaaaaaaaaatacagtaaaaaaaaaaagggggagatgGATCCTTGCGAGTGGAggctgattttgttttgtttgttgattTTCCTATAATGAGAGTGGCAGAAGCCGGACCCATTGCGGGAGAAATCGGCTCACCCCTCGGAGAAGGCGCTGCCGGTTACAAAGGGTTAAGCAAGGGGGATTTTATTGATTGTCCGCCATTGGATTCGGTTATTTCCCTTCAGCTGGTCATTAATCGCTCGGCATTTGGAGCCCCTGGCTGACCGCAGGGTCGGGATCGCTCTCCGTGCCCTTTCCCCGGctctcctgctcagccccatcTCCCCGGCTGCTCCGGGGCTGGGATTCATTCCCCACACacatttccctcctcccttctctgGGTTCGCTCCGTTTCTTCCCCTCTAACGAGGGCAGCGGCTGCACTTGGGGCTCCCAGCGGCTCGGCCCCGCAGCCCGGCGGGCACCGCCGCCTTCCCGGGGAAACTCAGCCTCCCCATTCCCCGCTTCCTTCgggggctcctctccagctcccaaCACACCGGAACAAAAAATATCCACCTTTTCGTCTGCTTTTAATGGGGGCAGAAAGCTGACGGAGTCCCAGCCGGCCTTGCCTTCCCGCTCGTCCCCTCTCTCCCCgggaaaccaaaacaaaccgGGAAAAGcggcaaaacaaaaccaagcccGAGCTCCTCGGCTCTGACAGCTCTCCCAAGTTTGGCGGAGGGGGAGACAGGGACAAAAGCGCCCGGGCCCGGCccagccgagccgagccgagccgagcctTCCGCTGCGGGCAGGGGCCGCCCGCCCACCGTGCCCCAACATCCGCGGGGACCGGCCGGGGGATGCGGGGCTGGGTcgggaggagaggaaaagttGCACGTACCTTGGAACCTGTGGCCCAGATACCGGTAGCGGTGTATTAGCCACGGGTAGAAGGTGGAGGGGTCCCTTTGCTGCGAGGCGAAGAGCGGGTGCGTGGAGTGCGAGGCAGGCAGCGGGTGGGCGGCCAGGGCGTGAGGAGGGGGCACGGGATGGACCGGCACGGCCGGGTTCGGCGGGTGCGAGACGGCCTCTGCAAAGACCAAGTCCGGGTTGGAGTAGACCCCCCTGCCAGTGGAGTGGAAGCCGTTGAGAAAAGGGTTCATCGGGCTGGAATTGGCATAGCTGAGCGCCGCCGGCCGGATAGGATCCTCGGAGCGAGACGCGGGCAAGGGGCTGTCTTTGGCCACCAGCGACTCGATGGTGAAACACCGCTTGGGTGTGGGCTGAAACATGCTGCTGCCGCGACGAGAGTCCCCGACCCAATCTCTGCCCGTCTCTCTCTGGTGCGCGGGAGACGATCCGGGGAAGTTTGCAGCAGGGAGTGACTTGAGGAGGGATAGATACACACATAAATAGACAGGggctggaggaaaaggaggcaGCGGCAGCCAGCGGTACCCAAAAgggagacacacacacacacgcaccacgcacacactcacacacacaaaaaaaaagttgctggGAGAAGTTTCCCTCCTGCAAGGAAAAGGCGGTCgcgcccccccctccccccctaAGTCCAAAGACAATCCATGGATGTGATCGGCCCCTTCACAAGTTGTGCAAACGATTTGTTAGTTCATGAGCCTAATTAGTGCTGGGATCACATAAACAGCTTCCTCTGAAGCCTGGTAAATGGCTTGATGATTGGTCGCTATTACTCGCCTTGAGGTTGAAGGGGGAGACTCTTTAAAGTGCGTCAGAGGGGAGGCGAGCGCCGGGCAGCGCCATCGGGAGGGATGGAGCCGCGGATCGGAGTGCGGCGGGAGCGCGCCCGCCAGCGCGGGGGGAGCGCGCCTCCGCctccgcccccgcccgccccgctcggCTCCGCGCCCCTCcgcggccgcgctgcccgcccgccctCCCCTGCCGCCGCCCGGAGAGCAAGGTAGGCGGACGGGGATCGGGGGGGATGGGGGCTCAGCGGGACAGGAGATGGGGGGCCCTGCATCTCCTCGGGGGGGAGGTGGGCAGCTCCACCAGCGCGACACCCCCGTCCCTGCCACCTCTCGGGGACTCTCCGCCCGGCCAGGTTACCTTGGTCGGCCCCGGGGCGTCAGGGAGGGATGCCCCGCTTGGGAAAGGTTTCGTCCCGGTGAGAGAACGGCTCGTCCTCTTGCTCCGAACTTATTTATTTGCCCGTGGCGGCTCCGCGCAGGGCGCACCGCGCGGCGCGCAGCACAAAGCGCGGGGCAGCCGCATCGCGCACAGCGCCGGGCGCTCCAGACGGGACGGGGGATCGAGTCTCCGGTTCCAGCCTTGTCCGGATTTTCGCGTTTACCTTTGGGTCCGGAGATGATTTTAGGGCTGAGTTCTCCTCCTCCCattggctggagctgcagaataATTATGATCACATCCTAATACTCTTGGCTGGTGCTTACTGTTTATTGGTAGTTAAGGATCTATTATCTATTCATCAGCCTCCCATTTTTGCCAATTACATTCTTCTAAAGTGAAGTACCAGCAGGTATTTTGCACATTTACaattaatgataaaaaaatctgGCGTACTTTAAATCTATTACGCCGCTGTGTAATTTATCTTCAAGATGCAGAATTGCTAATGTAAATTAATGTTTCTGTTGAACCAAGGGATGGGGGGGAGTCTTAAAACCAGCCTAGcgtttctttccttctctcccggacgttgttttctattttctttccacttcaTACACTAAAAGTCCGTTACTTCACTGCATTAAATTCTGCTAAAAAACAAATCGCCGTCTAAATGGTTGTTTCCAGTAAAGGGCGAGGCGAATTCTATTCTCCTTCCCCGCTCTCTGCTAAAAGCATCTGTTCCCAGCTCGCCGATATTTTTAACACAATACCAAAACTAGGGGATAATATAAGTGACAAAACAGTGTTGGGCACGCAGAGATGCGGCTGTTCTTGCGCCTTTGTTCGAGGCCGTGTTTCCCTTTGTGTACCCCGCGCTGTGCGCACTTTGTGGAGGGAGAAGTTCACTTTCTGTAGGAAATGTAAATCTGATCTGCAAGCGTGGGGCGGCTGCACTTACAGACACCCAGAGCCACACGTGCGTGCGAGCGCAGGGCAAAGCGAGCTTTACCCGGCGGAACTGCAGGCTTTGGGCAGATTTTCTGCGAGGTGCCGCTCTCCCAGGTCTCGAACGTTTGGGAAAACCTTTCCTGCCCGAAGACACCGGAGTGCGGCCCCGCTgagctgagagagagaaggatttccctccagccccactccTGAATCGCTAGTATCTTAACTTTTTCAGTTCCCTCACCCCTTCTCCGTgcaacttttttcccctcaagccGTGGTCATGACTTCTCGAAAAGATCTGGGGTTATAGACACCAGCGAGGATGAGAAAGTGCCCTAAATAGGACGGGTGTTCGATGTGCTGATTTCGACTGGGGTTTTGGTTTCAGAGCACTgaatatgaaggaaaaaaaaagaaaattttaaaaaaaaaaaagagagagaatctTCTCCTCCTAGGAAGAACACTTCTGCATCTGGGTATTTACACTTCTCCGGGACTGAAGAATGAATCTGAATTGG
This region includes:
- the EMX2 gene encoding homeobox protein EMX2 isoform X2, which gives rise to MFQPTPKRCFTIESLVAKDSPLPASRSEDPIRPAALSYANSSPMNPFLNGFHSTGRGVYSNPDLVFAEAVSHPPNPAVPVHPVPPPHALAAHPLPASHSTHPLFASQQRDPSTFYPWLIHRYRYLGHRFQGKSMVSEQTDKVQEAKVGRGRFRLTTEEKRDSSH
- the EMX2 gene encoding homeobox protein EMX2 isoform X1, yielding MFQPTPKRCFTIESLVAKDSPLPASRSEDPIRPAALSYANSSPMNPFLNGFHSTGRGVYSNPDLVFAEAVSHPPNPAVPVHPVPPPHALAAHPLPASHSTHPLFASQQRDPSTFYPWLIHRYRYLGHRFQGNETSPESFLLHNALARKPKRIRTAFSPSQLLRLEHAFEKNHYVVGAERKQLAHSLSLTETQVKVWFQNRRTKFKRQKLEEEGSDSQQKKKGTHHINRWRIATKQASPEEIDVTSDD